GGTACCAAAACGGCCGCCGTGCGCTACGGCTATATCCATCCGCACGACAACCCCGATCACTGGGGTGCCGACGTGGTGGTCGATCACCCGCTGGAACTGCGCAAGGTCCTCCACAGCGCGATATCCGGGCGCTGATCAGCCCTTCGAAGCATTTACATGAGGTATCTCGATGTTCAACTATTCAGCACGTCCCGACCTGCTCAGGGGCCGGGTCATTCTGGTCACTGGCGCTGGCCGTGGCATTGGTGCCGCAGCTGCAACTACCTACGCGGCGCATGGCGCTACCGTGCTGCTGCTGGGCAAGACCGAAGCCAATCTGACACAGGTCTACGACGCGATCGAGGCAGCGGGTCACCCCAAGCCTGCGGTCATTCCGTTCAATCTCGAAACTGCCCTGCCCCATCAATACGATGAACTGGCCGCCATGATTGAAAGCGAATTCGGGCACCTTGACGGGTTGCTGCACAATGCCTCGATCATCGGGCCGCGCACGCCGCTCGAACAACTCTCAGGCGAGCACTTCATGCAGGTCATGCACATCAACGTCAACGCGACGTTCATGCTGACGTCGGCCCTGCTGCCACTGCTCAAACGCTCCAGCAATGCCTCGGTGGTGTTTACGTCCAGCAGCGTCGGGCGCAAAGGACGGGCGTATTGGGGCGCGTACGGCGTGTCCAAATTTGCCACAGAGGGTTTGATGCAAACCCTCGCTGATGAACTGGACAGCGTGGCGCCGGTTCGCGCCAACAGCATCAATCCGGGCGCGACCCGAACCAGCATGCGCGCTCAGGCCTATCCAGCGGAGAACCCCCTGAACAACCCGACGCCCGAGGAAATCATGCCGGTTTACCTCTACCTGATGGGCCCTGACAGCAGCGAAGTAAACGGACAAGCGTTCGATGCCCAGCAGTGAATCTCATTTGAATACAGGGCCATGACCCCGCTTTCCTGGCGGTGCATCTGGCTCGATATTCTAATAGCGATGGACGGTCTGAACGCGATGGCAACTCTCTGCTCTAAGACATCCAAGCCAGCAGCGATGCACAGAGGAGAGAAAACTTGAGTTTTCCTACCCGCACCAACGCAATTGATTTTGACAGTGCCAAGTTGCAACGACTTGGTTTCGTACCGCCGCTGAATGCGGCGAATGAACCTGTCGATGTCGAAGAACTGCGGCGTCAACTGGGTCTCCAACTGCAAACCAGCCTCGAAGCCGAGAAAATCCTTGGGCTGTTCTTTCGTAGCGTTCAGCGGCTCGTTCCCTTCAGTGCTCTGCAGTTCAAACACAAGAAAACTGACCTGCGTCTGGAGCTGGGCACACGCGCCAGGCACCGTGCCAGCTACGACATGAGCCTGCAAGGCGAGCACATGGGCGAAGTGCTGTTCCAGCGCGACGAGAGGTTCACCGACGATGAGCTTTCTCAGCTGGAATCTTTCCTGGCGTGCCTGCTGCACCCCATGCGCAACGCGCTGATGTACCGCGCGGCGATGTTGAGCGCACTGCGTGACCCGTTGACCGGTGCGGGCAATCGTGTGGCCATGGACCAGACCCTGGCCCGCGAGGCCGAAATTGCCCGACGTGAGAAACGTCCGCTGTCGGTGCTGATGCTCGACATCGACCACTTCAAGGGCATCAACGATACCTACGGACATGCGACCGGCGACCAAGTGCTCAGAGCCGTTGCAAACGACCTAAAGGCCCGGATGCGTAACATTGATCAGGTGTTCAGGTTTGGCGGCGAGGAGTTTTTGATCGTGCTCTCGAACACCGGTCGTGAGCCCGCCGCGTTAGTAGGCGAACGCCTGCGTTACGCGGCACTGCAACTCAACTATCCGGTTGAGGGAAACCCTTTGGCGCTCACCGTCAGCATCGGGTGCTCGACCCTGCTGCCGGGGGAATCCACCGACAGCCTGATATGTCGTGCGGATGCGGCGCTGTATGTGGCCAAGCGCCAAGGGCGCAATCGACTTGAAGTAGCCTGCTAGAGCGCTACTCCACCAGCGCGACCCGCCGTTCGCGTATCGGCGTGTTCATCTCCTCCTGCGGGTGCTCAAGCGCCATGCAGCTTTCGAGAAACAGATGCATGTACTCATAGCTCTTGCAGATCGCCTTTCTGAGGTCGGTCTGTAGCTGCTCACCTGGATTATTGCCTGCCAGGGTGCAGATGATTTCCAGCGCTTCCCAAGGATGAGAGTCATCGTATTGCGCGTGCATTTTCAGCCACTTCATGGCGCGCTTTCGCTGCTCGGCAGGGAAGAAATCGGCATAGGTGTCTTGCGAACAGACTACCGCTGACCACTCCCCCGTCGCCCCTTCAATGGCGTAGTTGGTCGCCGCGATTGCCACCACCAACGACTCAGAGGTGCAGGCGTGCCAGCACCAGTGACTCAGCGCATGAAGCTCCGGGGATACGCGTTGTGCCTGCAGGTCTTCGAGAGTGACCCCGTGGGCCGCACTCCAGTTAACCCAGTAATCGGCATGATTGAGCTCGACCCGAATATTGCGCATCAGCCAGCGACGCGCCATGTCTTCACCCGGATGCCGCGCAAAACGGGTCTTGGTCAAGTTGTGCGCCATGTAGACCGCAAACTGTTCCACCACCGGCCAACCGCCCACCAGATAGTGGCGCATGGTCTTGGAGCTCAGTGTTCCATCTCGCATACGTTGATAAAGCTCATGCCCTACCACCCTGGACTTCGCGCCACTGCAATCTTCAATCAATTGCTGTGCCCAGGCGGGGTAACTGCTGGCATCCATCAGCGGACCGGTTCTAATGAACATATCGATCACTGTTTAGCTCCTTATGATATGTGACGCATCGGTTTCATTCAGCGGAATGTCCCGGGGGCGCTGAACAACTTTGGGGGCTGCCTCGCGGGCCGTGCATGCAGACGTTCGCAGGTGAATAATTGCGGTCGCTCAATAACGTACCCCTGAGCGTAATCCACACCGATTTCCAATAACGCCTGCTCAATCTGCGGGCTTTCGACGAACTCGGCGATCGTCTTTTTGCCCATGACATGACCGATATGGTTGATCACTTCCACCATCGCCCGATTGATCGGATCGTCGAGCATGTCCTTTACAAAACTGCCATCAATTTTCAAAAAGTCCACAGGCAAATGCTTCAAGTAGGCAAATGAGGACATGCCTGCGCAGAAATCATCCAGAGAAAACCGACATCCCAGACCTTTCAGTTCGTTGATAAACCGGATGGCACTGCCGAGATTGGCGATGGCACTGGTTTCGGTAATCTCGAAACAGATGAGCTCGGGCGGGATGGCATAAAGCTGAAATTGCTGGCGCAAATACTCGAGAAACGCATCGTCGCCAATGCTGCTCCCGGACAAGTTGATGGCGCATACGGCCAGCGGTCCTTGCCGATGCTCGTCACTGAGGCAATCGGAGATGATCTTGAAGACGTTCTGCACGACCCACCGATCCAGCGTGGTCATCATTCCGTAACGCTCGGCAGCAGGGATAAAGCTGTCCGGCAGAATCATCCGGCCTGACTCATCACGCAGGCGCAGCAGAATCTCGACGTGCCCGTTATGAGTGTCAGCGTTGCAACCCAGCGCGGCGATTTCCTGGGAGTACAGACAGAAACGGTTCTCTTCAAGCGCCATGTGCAGGCGCTGGATCCACACCATTTCGCCGAACCGGGTGGACAGATCCGAATCATCATCATGGTAAACCTGAACCCGGTTGCGACCCTTCTCCTTGGCCATATAGCACGCCATGTCGGCCGAGCGCAGCGATGCCTCAAGAGTGGTAGGAGCACTGGAAATATGCACCAGGCCGATACTGACAGTGGTCACGAACGGCCGGCCCTTCCAGATGAAGTGCAAGCCCTCAACGGTTTGTCGCAGGCC
The DNA window shown above is from Pseudomonas sp. BSw22131 and carries:
- a CDS encoding YciK family oxidoreductase, with amino-acid sequence MFNYSARPDLLRGRVILVTGAGRGIGAAAATTYAAHGATVLLLGKTEANLTQVYDAIEAAGHPKPAVIPFNLETALPHQYDELAAMIESEFGHLDGLLHNASIIGPRTPLEQLSGEHFMQVMHINVNATFMLTSALLPLLKRSSNASVVFTSSSVGRKGRAYWGAYGVSKFATEGLMQTLADELDSVAPVRANSINPGATRTSMRAQAYPAENPLNNPTPEEIMPVYLYLMGPDSSEVNGQAFDAQQ
- a CDS encoding GGDEF domain-containing protein, whose protein sequence is MSFPTRTNAIDFDSAKLQRLGFVPPLNAANEPVDVEELRRQLGLQLQTSLEAEKILGLFFRSVQRLVPFSALQFKHKKTDLRLELGTRARHRASYDMSLQGEHMGEVLFQRDERFTDDELSQLESFLACLLHPMRNALMYRAAMLSALRDPLTGAGNRVAMDQTLAREAEIARREKRPLSVLMLDIDHFKGINDTYGHATGDQVLRAVANDLKARMRNIDQVFRFGGEEFLIVLSNTGREPAALVGERLRYAALQLNYPVEGNPLALTVSIGCSTLLPGESTDSLICRADAALYVAKRQGRNRLEVAC
- a CDS encoding TenA family transcriptional regulator translates to MIDMFIRTGPLMDASSYPAWAQQLIEDCSGAKSRVVGHELYQRMRDGTLSSKTMRHYLVGGWPVVEQFAVYMAHNLTKTRFARHPGEDMARRWLMRNIRVELNHADYWVNWSAAHGVTLEDLQAQRVSPELHALSHWCWHACTSESLVVAIAATNYAIEGATGEWSAVVCSQDTYADFFPAEQRKRAMKWLKMHAQYDDSHPWEALEIICTLAGNNPGEQLQTDLRKAICKSYEYMHLFLESCMALEHPQEEMNTPIRERRVALVE